In Daucus carota subsp. sativus chromosome 4, DH1 v3.0, whole genome shotgun sequence, one DNA window encodes the following:
- the LOC108215634 gene encoding acyl-coenzyme A oxidase 2, peroxisomal, with amino-acid sequence MDPSRLQSHVSHPTAENEQDNNHPLINRRIQRLTLHLNPTEAPPPPSSNQQLQLLTCAARGKLNVSTPHLSMYMRGKYRNEQQKVYDFFESRPDLQTPVEISKDEHRELCMRQLLAMVREGGIRPFKYVVEEPGRYFAIAEAAGILDVSFGVKLGVQYSLWGGSVLNLGTKKHRDKYFNGIDSVEYPGCFAMTELHHGSNVQGLETVATFDLLTDEFVIDTPHDGAIKWWIGNAAVHGKFATVFAKLMLPTHDTKGVTDMGVHAFIVPIRDMTTHETLPGVEIQDCGHKVGLNGVDNGALRFRSVRIPRNNLLNRFGDVSRDGKYTSSLPTISKRFAATLGELVGGRVGLAYSSVGILKIAVTIAIRYALLRQQFGPPKQAEISILDYQSHQHKLMPMLASTYAFHFATTNLVAKYSEMKKTQDEELVADVHALSAGLKAYVTTYTAKSLSTCREACGGHGYAAVNRFGSLRNDHDIFQTFEGDNTVLLQQVAADLLKQYQKKFQGGTLAVTWNYLRESMSTYMSQPNPVTSRWEGEDHLRDSTFQLDAFRYRTSRLLHSAAMRLQKHTKTLGSFGAWNRCLNHLLTLAESHIESVILETFIKAVKNCPDPSSRAALKLVCDLYAMDRIWNDIGTYRNVDYVAPNKAKAIHKLTEYLSFQVRNVARELVDAFDIPDFVIRAPIGKQTPVEVYSEYRQHIGF; translated from the exons CCCCCTCATCAACCGGAGAATCCAACGGCTCACCTTGCACCTCAACCCCACAGAGGCCCCACCACCACCGAGCTCAAACCAGCAGCTGCAGCTACTAACATGCGCAGCAAGAGGAAAGCTTAACGTGAGCACCCCCCATCTGTCTATGTACATGAGAGGCAAGTACAGAAATGAACAGCAAAAGGTGTACGATTTTTTCGAGTCGAGGCCTGATCTTCAAACGCCGGTTGAAATATCGAAAGATGAGCATAGGGAGCTGTGCATGAGGCAGCTGCTTGCGATGGTGAGAGAAGGCGGGATTAGACCATTCAAGTATGTTGTTGAAGAGCCTGGGAGGTATTTTGCTATTGCTGAAGCTGCTGGCATTCTTGATGTCTCGTTCGGTGTCAAGCTTGGAGTTCAATACAG TCTTTGGGGAGGTTCTGTACTAAATTTGGGAACCAAAAAACATAGGGACAAGTACTTCAATGGGATTGACAGTGTTGAGTATCCTGGTTGTTTTGCTATGACAGAGCTCCATCACG gCTCAAATGTACAAGGCCTGGAAACTGTTGCAACATTTGATCTACTTACAGATGAATTTGTTATCGACACACCCCATGATGGGGCCATTAAATGGTGGATTGGCAATGCTGCCGTACATGGAAAGTTTGCTACTGTTTTTGCCAAGCTGATGTTACCAACTCATGATACAAAGGGTGTTACTGATATGGGTGTTCATGCCTTCATTGTTCCAATAAGGGATATGACTACCCATGAAACACTTCCAGGAGTTGAGATACAGGATTGTGGCCACAAGGTTGGTCTGAATGGGGTGGATAATGGGGCATTAAGATTCCGTTCAGTGAGAATACCACGTAATAATCTTCTTAATCGATTTGGAGATGTTTCACGGGATGGGAAATATACAAGTAGTCTTCCAACTATTAGTAAACGATTTGCTGCCACATTGGGTGAACTTGTAGGTGGACGGGTAGGTCTTGCCTATTCCTCCGTTGGTATCCTGAAAATTGCTGTCACAATTGCTATCCGATATGCTCTACTCCGTCAGCAGTTTGGACCACCTAAGCAAGCTGAAATTAGCATTCTTGACTACCAGTCTCATCAGCATAAGCTTATGCCAATGCTGGCTTCAACTTATGCATTTCATTTTGCTACAACTAATTTGGTTGCAAAATATTCTGAGATGAAGAAGACTCAGGATGAAGAATTGGTGGCGGATGTCCATGCTCTCTCGGCTGGACTCAAGGCATATGTGACTACATATACAGCAAAGTCTTTGAGTACTTGTAGGGAAGCTTGTGGAGGCCATGGCTATGCTGCTGTAAATCGGTTTGGTAGCTTGAGAAATGATCATGACATTTTTCAGACATTTGAAGGGGACAATACAGTGCTTCTTCAGCAG GTTGCAGCAGACCTTCTAAAGCAGTACCAGAAAAAATTCCAAGGTGGAACGCTTGCGGTTACATGGAACTATTTAAGAGAGTCGATGAGCACTTATATGTCTCAGCCAAATCCGGTAACCTCTAGATGGGAAGGTGAAGATCATCTACGCGATTCTACATTCCAGTTGGATGCCTTTAGG TATCGGACATCTCGATTGCTACATAGTGCTGCTATGCGACTTCAGAAACATACCAAGACTCTTGGTAGTTTTGGTGCATGGAATAGATGTTTAAATCACCTTCTGACGCTTGCAGAGTCCCACATTGAATCTGTCATCCTCGAAACGTTTATCAAAGCCGTAAAGAA CTGCCCTGATCCGAGTTCAAGAGCTGCTTTGAAACTTGTTTGTGATCTTTACGCAATGGATAGAATCTGGAACGACATTGGGACATACCGCAATGTCGACTATGTTGCTCCCAATAAAGCCAAG GCAATACACAAGTTGACGGAATATCTAAGCTTTCAAGTGAGGAACGTAGCAAGAGAACTTGTGGATGCCTTCGATATTCCTGATTTTGTCATAAGGGCGCCTATCGGAAAACAGACTCCTGTTGAAGTTTATTCAGAGTACAGACAACACATTGGGTTCTAA